Proteins from one Oreochromis aureus strain Israel breed Guangdong unplaced genomic scaffold, ZZ_aureus HiC_scaffold_25, whole genome shotgun sequence genomic window:
- the LOC120436851 gene encoding mucin-5AC-like, whose amino-acid sequence TTPNPTTTTATTTTAAPTTMTAAPTTTTAATTSTTASPTTTTAAPTTTTAAQTTTTASPTTTSASATTTTAAPTTTAAAPTTTTPAQTTTTATTTTAAPTMMIAAPTTTTAATTTTTAVPTTTTAAATTTTASPTTTTAAPTSTTAEATTTTAAPTTTTPTPTTTTTTTTAATTSTTASPTTTTAAPTTTTAAQTTTTATTTTAEATTTTASPTTTTPTPTTTTATTTTAAPTTTTAASTTTTPTPTTTTATATTTTAAPTTTTPTAKTTTAAPITTTPTPTTTSASATTTTAAPTTTTAEATTTTASPTTTTAAPTTTTAAQTTTTASPTTTTAEATATTASPTTTTPTPTTTTATTTTAAPTTTTAAPTTTTPTAKTTTAAPITTTPTPTTTTATATTTTAAPTTTTAEATTTTASPTTTTAAPTTTTAEATTTTASPTTTTPAPTTTTAAPTTTTAAQTTTTASTTT is encoded by the coding sequence acaacaccgaatccaacaaccacaacagcaacaaccacaacagccgcaccaacaaccatgactgcagctccaacaaccacaacagccgcaacaacatccactactgcatctcccacaaccacaacagcggcaccaacaaccacaacagcagcacaaacaaccacaacagcatcaccaacaaccacatcagcgtcagcaaccaccacaacagcagcaccaacaaccacagctgcagctccaacaaccacaacaccggctcaaacaaccacaacagcaacaaccacaacagccgcaccaacgaTGATGATtgcagctccaacaacgacaacagcagcaacaacaaccacgactgcagttccaacaaccacaacagccgcagcaacaaccacgactgcatctccaacaaccacaacagccgcaccaacatccacaacagccgaggcaacaaccacgactgcagctccaacaacaacaacaccgactccaacaaccacaacaacaaccacaacagccgcaacaacatccactactgcatctcccacaaccacaacagcggcaccaacaaccacaacagcagcacaaacaaccacaacagcaacaaccacaacagccgaggcaacaaccacgactgcatctccaacaaccacaacaccgactccaacaaccacaacagcaacaaccacaacagccgcaccaacaactacaactgcagcttcaacaacaacaacaccgactccaacaaccacaacagcaacagcaacaaccacgactgcagctccaacaaccacaacacccaCAGCAAAAACTACAACTGCAGctccaataacaacaacaccgactccaacaaccacatcCGCGTCAGcaaccaccacaacagcagcaccaacaaccacaacagccgaggcaacaaccacaactgcatctcccacaaccacaacagcggcaccaacaaccacaacagcagcacaaacaaccacaacagcatcaccaacaaccacaacagccgaggcaacagccacgactgcatctccaacaaccacaacaccgactccaacaaccacaacagcaacaaccacaacagccgcaccaacaaccacgactgcagctccaacaaccacaacacccaCAGCAAAAACTACAACTGCAGctccaataacaacaacaccgactccaacaaccacaacagcaacagcaaccaccacaacagcagcaccaacaaccacaacagccgaggcaacaaccacaactgcatctcccacaaccacaacagcggcaccaacaaccacaacagccgaggcaacaaccacgactgcatctccaacaaccacaacaccggctccaacaaccacaacagcggcaccaacaaccacaacagcagcacaaacaaccacaacagcatcaacaacaacc
- the LOC120436856 gene encoding mucin-2-like, with protein sequence TTAEATTTTAATTTTTPTPTTTTATTTTAAPTTTTAAPTTTTAAPTSTTAEATTTTAAPTTTTPTPTSTTPTTTTAAPTTTTAAPTTTTAATTSTTASPTTTTAAPTTTTAAQTTTTATTTTAAPTTTTAAPTTTTATATTTTAAPTTTTPTPTTTTATATSTTAAPTTTTAAPTPTTASQTTTTAAPTSTTASPTTTTAAPTTTTAEATTMTASPTTTTPGPTTTTAAQTTTTASPTTTTAEATTTTASPTTTTPTPTTTTATTTTAAPTTTTAAPTTTTA encoded by the coding sequence acaacagccgaggcaacaaccacgactgcagctacaacaacaacaacaccgactccaacaaccacaacagcaacaaccacaacagccgcaccaacaaccacgactgcagctccaacaaccacaacagccgcaccaacatccacaacagccgaggcaacaaccacgactgcagctccaacaacaacaacaccgactccaacatccacaacaccaacaaccacaacagccgcaccaacaaccacgactgcagctccaacaaccacaacagctgcaacaacatccactactgcatctcccacaaccacaacagcggcaccaacaaccacaacagcagcacaaacaaccacaacagcaacaaccacaacagccgcaccaacaaccacgactgcagctccaacaaccacaacagccacagcaacaactacaactgcagctccaacaacaacaacaccgactccaacaaccacaacagcaacagcaacaagcacgactgcagctccaacaacaacaacagccgcaccaacacccacgactgcatctCAAActaccacaacagccgcaccaacatcgactactgcatctcccacaaccacaacagcggcaccaaccaccacaacagccgaggcaacaaccatgactgcatctccaacaaccacaacaccgggtccaacaaccacaacagcagcacaaacaaccacaacagcatcaccaacaaccacaacagccgaggcaacaaccacgactgcatctccaacaaccacaacaccgactccaacaaccacaacagcaacaaccacaacagccgcaccaacaaccacgactgcagctccaacaaccacaacagcc
- the LOC120436868 gene encoding mucin-2-like yields the protein TTASPTTTSASATTTTAAPTTTTAEATTTTASPTTTTPTPTTTTATTTTAAPTTTTASPTTTTAAPTSTTASPTTTTAAPTTTTAAPPTTTAEATTTTASPTTTTPAPTTTTAAPTTTTAAQTTTTASPTTTTPTPTTTTAAPTTTTAAQTTTTASPTTTTAAPTSTTASPTTTTAAPTTTTAAQKTTTAEATTTTASPTTTTAAPTTTTAAPTTTTAAQTTTTASPTTTTPTPTTTTAAPTTTTAAQTTTTASPTTTTAAPTSTTASPTTTTAAPTTT from the coding sequence acaacagcatcaccaacaaccacatcagcgtcagcaaccaccacaacagcagcaccaacaaccacaacagccgaggcaacaaccacgactgcatctcccacaaccacaacaccgactccaacaaccacaacagcaacaaccacaacagcggcaccaacaaccacgactgcatctccaacaaccacaacagccgcaccaacatccactactgcatctcccacaaccacaacagcggcaccaaccaccacaacagcagcaccaccaaccacaacagccgaggcaacaaccacgactgcatctccaacaaccacaacaccggctccaacaaccacaacagcggcaccaacaaccacaacagcagcacaaacaaccacaacagcatctccaacaaccacaacaccgactccaacaaccacaacagcggcaccaacaaccacaacagcagcacaaacaaccacaacagcatcaccaacaaccacaacagccgcaccaacatccactactgcatctcccacaaccacaacagcggcaccaacaaccacaacagcagcacaaaaaaccacaacagccgaggcaacaaccacgactgcatctccaacaaccacaacagcggctccaacaaccacaacagcggcaccaacaaccacaacagcagcacaaacaaccacaacagcatctccaacaaccacaacaccgactccaacaaccacaacagcggcaccaacaaccacaacagcagcacaaacaaccacaacagcatcaccaacaaccacaacagccgcaccaacatccactactgcatctcccacaaccacaacagcggcaccaacaaccaca
- the LOC120436855 gene encoding mucin-2-like: TTTTAAPTTTTPTPTTTTATTTTAAPTTTTASPTTTTAAPTSTTASPTITTAAPTTTTAEATTTTAAPTTTTPTPTTTTATTTTAAPTTTTAAPTTTTAAPTSTTASPTTTTAAPTTTTAAQTTTTATTIAAPTTTTASPTTTSASASTTTAAPTTTTAEATTTTASPTTTTAAPTTTTAAQTTTTASPTTTTAEATATTASPTTTTPTPTTTTATTTTAAPTTTTAAPTTTTPTATTTTAAPTTTTPTPTTTTATATTTTAAPTTTTAAPTTTTAAPTTTTAEATKTTASHTTTTAAPTT, from the exons acaaccacgactgcagctccaacaacaacaacaccgactccaacaaccacaacagcaacaaccacaacagccgcaccaacaaccacgactgcatctccaacaacaacaacagccgcaccaacatccactactgcatctcccacaatcacaacagcggcaccaacaaccacaacagctgaggcaacaaccacgactgcagctccaacaacaacaacaccgactccaacaaccacaacagcaacaaccacaacagccgcaccaacaaccacgactgcagctccaacaaccacaacagccgcaccaacatccactactgcatctcccacaaccacaacagcggcaccaacaaccacaacagcagcacaaacaaccacaacagc aacaacaatagcggcaccaacaaccacaacagcatcaccaacaaccacatcaGCGTCAGCAagcaccacaacagcagcaccaacaaccacaacagccgaggcaacaaccacaactgcatctcccacaaccacaacagcggcaccaacaaccacaacagcagcacaaacaaccacaacagcatcaccaacaaccacaacagccgaagCAACAgccacgactgcatctccaacaaccacaacaccgactccaacaaccacaacagcaacaaccacaacagccgcaccaacaaccacgactgcagctccaacaaccacaacaccaacagcaacaaccacgactgcagctccaacaacaacaacaccaactccaacaaccacaacagcaacagcaacaaccacgactgcagctccaacaacaacaacagcggcaccaaccaccacaacagcagcaccaacaaccacaacagccgaggcaacaaAAACGACTGCATctcacacaaccacaacagcggcaccaaccacc